One stretch of Cohnella algarum DNA includes these proteins:
- a CDS encoding ABC transporter substrate-binding protein — MKLKRFSKWAGLLCLALTVAVTAACSSDSGSSGAEEAKEEKATLRFSWWGSEVRHQALLEAIDLYMEKNPNVTIEPEYGGFDGYYQKLVTQFAGGTAPDLTPLSVDWIEEIAVKGNLVLDLNTLKDHLNLDAFDAEFLNDYATFDGKLIGLPMGANGIVTLYNREFFEKFGISENTKWDWNTIHEIGKKVHEQDPDAYLLGLFDYRIFLQPFVNQLTGNQWINDDKSLGFDAAAAEKAFAYYRQLLDDGVIQPVEESSLYPDLAENLQWQNGNIGMMFTLASTIAKVKSYTPDVGVSMFPVPADAKTSAVLVNPSNPLAINKDTKYPEEAAKFASWLLTDPEAARILKDVYSVPAATANAAMLAEEGLIDPTVAEAVEIALSNPGAPVNGLSNNNELNQISQDILERVAFRKLEPAQAAEELTSRLADKLQTIK; from the coding sequence ATGAAACTGAAACGTTTCTCGAAGTGGGCCGGGCTGCTGTGCCTGGCGTTGACGGTCGCGGTGACGGCGGCTTGCTCGTCCGATTCCGGTTCTTCCGGAGCGGAAGAGGCCAAAGAAGAAAAAGCGACGCTTCGCTTCTCCTGGTGGGGGTCGGAAGTGCGGCATCAGGCGTTGCTCGAGGCTATCGATTTGTATATGGAGAAAAATCCGAACGTCACGATCGAGCCGGAATACGGCGGCTTCGACGGCTATTACCAGAAGCTGGTCACCCAGTTCGCCGGCGGAACCGCGCCCGACCTGACGCCGCTGTCCGTCGACTGGATCGAGGAGATCGCGGTCAAAGGCAATCTGGTGCTCGATCTGAACACGCTGAAGGATCACCTCAACCTGGATGCTTTCGATGCTGAGTTTCTGAACGATTACGCGACCTTCGACGGCAAGCTGATCGGGCTGCCGATGGGCGCGAACGGAATTGTAACCCTTTACAACCGGGAGTTTTTCGAAAAGTTCGGCATTTCGGAAAATACGAAATGGGACTGGAACACGATTCACGAAATCGGCAAAAAAGTCCACGAGCAGGACCCCGACGCCTATCTGCTCGGGCTGTTCGATTACCGGATTTTCCTGCAGCCGTTCGTGAACCAATTGACCGGCAACCAATGGATCAACGACGACAAATCGCTCGGCTTTGATGCCGCGGCGGCGGAAAAAGCCTTCGCCTACTACCGCCAGTTGCTCGACGACGGCGTCATTCAGCCGGTGGAAGAAAGCAGCCTGTATCCCGATTTGGCGGAAAACCTCCAATGGCAAAACGGCAACATCGGCATGATGTTCACGCTCGCGTCCACGATCGCCAAAGTAAAGTCGTACACGCCGGACGTCGGCGTCAGCATGTTCCCGGTGCCGGCCGACGCGAAAACGTCCGCCGTGCTGGTCAATCCGAGCAACCCGCTCGCGATCAACAAAGATACGAAGTATCCCGAAGAGGCGGCCAAATTCGCCAGCTGGCTGCTCACCGACCCGGAAGCGGCCCGGATTCTGAAGGACGTCTACAGCGTTCCGGCCGCCACCGCGAACGCGGCCATGCTCGCCGAGGAAGGGCTGATCGATCCGACCGTCGCCGAAGCGGTCGAGATCGCCCTGAGCAATCCGGGAGCGCCCGTCAACGGGCTCAGCAACAACAACGAGCTGAACCAGATTTCCCAGGACATTCTGGAGCGCGTCGCCTTCCGCAAGCTCGAACCGGCGCAAGCCGCCGAGGAGCTGACCTCGCGCCTGGCCGACAAACTGCAAACGATTAAGTAA
- a CDS encoding sulfatase-like hydrolase/transferase produces the protein MQPSANPNAKAAERPNVIVFFTDQQRWDTTGVHGNPLGLTPNFDRMAREGTHLEYAFTCQPVCAPARSSLQTGLYATETGCYRNGIPLREELPTLADYYNEAGYDTGYIGKWHLAVTRDRPVPPNLRGRYRYWLAADSLEHTSDAYDTTVYDNDGRPVKLPGYRVDALTDAAIRYVAAPRDNPFFLFLSFLEPHHQNHRDDYPAPDVYRDAYTSRWTPPDLAALTGTAPQHLGGYYGMVKRLDEALGRIMDALRSLGLKRNTIVLFASDHGSHFKTRNGEYKRSCHESSIRIPCAIGGPGFDGGGRIDRLVSLVDLVPTLLEASGIEVPERMQGKSIVPLVRRQPSDWNDEVFVQISESQVGRAIRTKRWKYAVHAPDRDPIRDSHSLRYEEQFLYDLAADPYELTNLAGFRSHREIADRLRERLIRRIVEAGEPEPVIAEAPPVEPGQRYLREGEELWS, from the coding sequence ATGCAACCGTCCGCCAACCCGAACGCAAAAGCCGCGGAACGGCCGAACGTCATCGTGTTTTTCACCGACCAGCAGCGCTGGGACACGACCGGCGTTCACGGCAATCCGCTCGGCCTGACGCCGAATTTTGACCGGATGGCCCGGGAGGGCACCCATCTGGAGTACGCCTTCACCTGCCAGCCGGTGTGCGCGCCGGCCCGTTCCAGCCTGCAAACCGGCCTGTACGCGACCGAAACCGGCTGCTATCGCAACGGTATTCCGCTTCGGGAGGAGCTGCCGACGCTCGCGGATTATTATAATGAGGCGGGCTACGATACCGGGTACATCGGCAAGTGGCACCTGGCCGTCACCCGCGACCGGCCGGTGCCGCCCAACCTGCGGGGACGCTACCGCTACTGGCTCGCGGCGGATTCGCTGGAGCATACTTCGGACGCCTACGACACGACGGTGTACGACAACGACGGCCGCCCCGTGAAGCTGCCGGGCTATCGGGTCGACGCGCTGACGGACGCCGCCATCCGGTACGTCGCGGCTCCGCGCGACAATCCGTTTTTTCTGTTTCTGTCGTTTCTGGAGCCGCACCATCAGAACCATCGCGACGATTACCCCGCTCCGGACGTCTACCGGGACGCCTACACGTCCCGTTGGACGCCGCCCGATCTGGCCGCGCTGACGGGAACGGCGCCGCAGCATCTCGGCGGCTACTACGGCATGGTCAAGCGGCTGGACGAAGCGCTCGGCCGGATCATGGACGCGCTGCGCAGCCTTGGCCTCAAGCGGAACACCATCGTGCTGTTCGCCTCCGACCACGGCTCCCACTTCAAAACGCGCAACGGCGAATACAAGCGCTCGTGCCACGAGAGCTCGATCCGCATTCCTTGCGCGATCGGCGGTCCCGGCTTCGACGGCGGCGGGCGGATCGACCGCCTCGTCAGCCTCGTCGATCTGGTGCCGACGCTGCTCGAAGCGTCCGGCATCGAGGTGCCGGAACGGATGCAGGGCAAGTCGATCGTCCCGCTCGTTCGCAGGCAGCCGTCGGATTGGAACGACGAAGTGTTCGTGCAGATCAGCGAATCGCAGGTCGGCCGGGCCATCCGCACGAAGCGCTGGAAATACGCCGTGCACGCGCCGGACCGCGATCCGATTCGCGATTCGCACTCCCTGCGGTACGAGGAGCAGTTCCTGTACGACCTCGCGGCCGACCCGTACGAGCTGACCAATCTGGCCGGCTTCCGCTCCCACCGGGAAATCGCCGACCGGCTGCGCGAGCGGCTGATCCGCCGCATCGTCGAGGCCGGCGAACCGGAGCCGGTCATCGCGGAGGCTCCCCCGGTCGAGCCGGGCCAGCGCTACTTGCGGGAAGGCGAGGAGCTTTGGAGCTGA
- a CDS encoding cache domain-containing sensor histidine kinase, with amino-acid sequence MRRKFFLKNLLLFLIPLLIPTCVLGVLSINLTQRYIQGEIHTTQTQILQQLERNADMILNEMDSLAIVFGNSQTLFRVEEVLRTLTVSLDNLRLIESMVNYVNAPANARPFIESIYMYVPNPYGQFLASGEGLTSFDRFHDVGWKAEFEARAGAGDRWTSRRQITRYSFEGPISVTTFYKTLPSVLTDKPYAVIVMNVYNDYMDKTLRSIEQVPGQRLFILDENGTPLFQSGGGAEFGASLPTGLAAQDDSFDMELDGVAYNGAKLTMASSGWTFVSLIPRHELVQVPFRLSQFTVYVVFLSFALGLVLTYFLTRRSLRHIRQMIAIIKAAGKGLPLPEVKPARGQDEYNYIIQTMTRNFIEQHYLTVQLSEKKYRLQAAELLALQSQINPHFLFNTLETLNWKVMGLTGGPNEANGMLGHLSEILKYSFDTPDRVVDVEEEITYTKHYIAIQKERYGDKFEVRWRYIPEEIRGCRIVKLLLQPLIENSLYHGIKEKEGNGAILVKMDRDADFLRIAVVDNGVGMSRGRLAEIRARLESAGDSKAGDSETGDRIGLANTNKRIRLSDPAGGELRVWSKAGFGTAVVIRIGVGR; translated from the coding sequence ATGCGCCGAAAATTTTTCCTGAAAAACCTTTTGCTGTTCCTCATTCCGCTGCTTATTCCGACGTGCGTCCTCGGCGTGCTGTCGATTAATTTGACCCAACGCTACATTCAAGGCGAGATTCATACGACGCAGACGCAAATTTTGCAGCAGCTGGAACGGAACGCCGACATGATCCTGAACGAGATGGACTCGCTCGCCATCGTGTTCGGCAATTCCCAGACGCTGTTTCGCGTGGAGGAAGTGCTGCGGACGCTGACGGTGTCGCTCGACAATTTGCGCCTGATCGAATCGATGGTCAATTACGTCAACGCGCCGGCCAACGCCCGGCCTTTCATCGAATCGATCTATATGTACGTGCCTAATCCGTACGGGCAGTTTCTCGCGAGCGGAGAGGGGCTCACGAGCTTCGACCGGTTCCACGACGTCGGGTGGAAGGCCGAGTTCGAAGCGCGCGCGGGGGCCGGAGACAGGTGGACCTCCCGCCGGCAAATTACCCGCTATTCCTTCGAAGGGCCGATTTCCGTCACGACCTTCTACAAGACGCTCCCTTCCGTGCTGACCGACAAGCCGTACGCGGTCATCGTCATGAACGTGTACAACGATTACATGGACAAAACGCTCCGGTCCATCGAGCAGGTGCCCGGCCAGCGGCTTTTTATTTTGGACGAAAACGGAACGCCGCTGTTTCAGTCCGGCGGCGGGGCGGAGTTCGGCGCATCGTTGCCGACCGGGCTTGCCGCGCAGGACGATTCGTTCGACATGGAGCTGGACGGCGTCGCCTACAACGGCGCCAAGCTGACGATGGCCAGCAGCGGCTGGACGTTCGTCTCGCTCATTCCCCGGCACGAGCTCGTGCAGGTGCCGTTCCGTTTGAGTCAGTTTACGGTGTACGTCGTGTTCCTGTCGTTCGCGCTCGGACTCGTGCTGACGTATTTCCTGACCCGGCGGTCGCTGCGGCACATCCGCCAGATGATCGCGATCATCAAAGCGGCCGGCAAGGGACTTCCGCTTCCCGAAGTGAAGCCGGCCAGGGGACAGGACGAGTACAACTACATCATCCAGACGATGACGCGCAATTTCATCGAGCAGCATTACTTGACCGTGCAGCTGTCGGAGAAAAAATACCGGCTGCAGGCCGCGGAGCTGCTGGCGCTGCAGTCGCAGATCAATCCGCATTTTTTGTTCAATACGCTGGAAACGCTGAACTGGAAGGTGATGGGGCTGACGGGCGGGCCGAACGAGGCGAACGGCATGCTGGGGCACCTGTCGGAAATCCTGAAGTATTCGTTCGATACGCCCGACCGGGTCGTCGATGTCGAAGAGGAGATTACGTACACGAAGCACTACATCGCCATCCAGAAGGAGCGGTACGGGGACAAGTTCGAGGTGCGGTGGCGGTACATTCCCGAGGAAATCCGGGGCTGCCGGATCGTCAAGCTGCTGCTGCAGCCGCTGATCGAGAACAGCCTGTACCACGGCATCAAGGAAAAAGAGGGGAACGGCGCGATTCTGGTTAAAATGGACAGGGATGCGGATTTTCTCCGCATCGCGGTCGTCGACAACGGCGTCGGCATGAGCCGCGGGCGCCTGGCGGAAATCCGGGCCCGGTTGGAGAGCGCGGGCGATTCGAAGGCCGGCGATTCGGAGACGGGCGATCGCATCGGCCTGGCGAACACGAACAAGCGCATCCGGCTGTCCGATCCCGCGGGCGGGGAGCTGCGCGTCTGGAGCAAGGCCGGGTTCGGAACGGCGGTCGTCATCCGGATCGGGGTCGGACGATAG
- a CDS encoding response regulator transcription factor, which translates to MYKLLLADDEKEIRNGLSQYFPWAETGYELVGLCENGQEALRFMDSRPVDVLLCDIRMPVMNGLEVAKRLHETKSKTKVVFLSGYKDFEYAKQALSYDVHDYIVKPTQFGELSRVFTSLKLELDESSSAGAPASGASFDEKVIAAIKSYVEENYPNATLEEAAARVHMNPHYVSKYFKDKTGDTFSDYLVGVKMAKAAELLMDIRYKTYEISEMVGYGYAKNFTRTFRKHFGLSPREFRSSRTDAAPPCAENFS; encoded by the coding sequence ATGTATAAGCTGCTGCTGGCGGACGACGAAAAGGAGATCCGGAACGGGTTGTCCCAGTATTTCCCTTGGGCGGAAACCGGCTACGAGCTTGTCGGCCTGTGCGAGAACGGACAGGAGGCTCTCCGGTTTATGGACAGCCGGCCGGTCGACGTGCTGCTGTGCGACATCCGGATGCCGGTCATGAACGGGCTGGAGGTGGCCAAGCGCCTTCACGAGACGAAGAGCAAAACGAAGGTCGTGTTCCTGAGCGGCTACAAAGACTTCGAATACGCCAAACAGGCACTTTCCTACGACGTGCACGACTATATCGTCAAGCCTACCCAGTTCGGCGAGCTGAGCCGGGTGTTTACGTCGCTCAAGCTGGAGCTGGACGAAAGCTCGTCCGCAGGCGCGCCCGCCTCCGGGGCTTCCTTCGACGAGAAGGTGATCGCCGCGATCAAAAGCTACGTGGAAGAAAACTATCCGAACGCGACGCTCGAGGAAGCGGCCGCGAGGGTGCACATGAACCCGCATTACGTGAGCAAATACTTCAAGGACAAGACGGGAGACACGTTCTCCGATTATCTCGTCGGGGTCAAAATGGCCAAAGCGGCCGAACTGTTGATGGATATCCGCTACAAAACCTACGAAATCAGCGAAATGGTCGGCTACGGCTACGCCAAAAATTTCACCCGGACGTTCCGCAAGCATTTCGGGCTCAGTCCGCGCGAGTTTCGCAGCAGCCGCACCGACGCCGCACCGCCATGCGCCGAAAATTTTTCCTGA
- a CDS encoding carbohydrate ABC transporter permease gives MSTRLDHRRQPAAAPVRRKKRKGQAIGLAYISPWLIGFLVLTLFPFVASLVYSFTDYNMVGSFHFVGLANYVEMFTNDPTFAQSLKVTLLYVLMAVPAKLAIALLVAMALNIKMKGIGFYRTIYYLPSILGGSIAVSVLWRFLFMKEGLVNSMLSSLSISPINWLGDPKLALFTISLLPVWEFGSSMVLFLAGLKQVPQELYEAAKVDGAARIRTFFHITLPLLTPIVLFNLIMQTINAFQQFTAAFVITDGGPMKSTYLYGLMLYDNSFQFFKMGYASAQSWILFVIILLFTLVLFKTSNRWAHYEDGGDGK, from the coding sequence ATGAGTACCAGACTCGACCATCGTCGGCAGCCCGCTGCGGCTCCCGTACGGAGAAAAAAACGCAAAGGCCAGGCCATCGGACTCGCCTACATCAGCCCGTGGCTGATCGGCTTTCTCGTCCTGACGCTGTTTCCCTTCGTCGCCTCGCTCGTCTACTCGTTTACCGATTACAACATGGTCGGCAGCTTCCATTTCGTCGGGCTGGCCAACTATGTCGAGATGTTCACGAACGATCCGACGTTCGCGCAATCGCTGAAAGTGACGCTGCTCTACGTGCTGATGGCCGTACCGGCCAAGCTGGCCATCGCGCTGCTCGTCGCCATGGCGCTGAATATCAAGATGAAGGGCATCGGTTTCTACCGGACGATCTATTATCTTCCGTCCATTCTGGGCGGCAGCATCGCCGTGTCGGTGCTGTGGCGGTTTCTGTTCATGAAGGAAGGGCTCGTCAACTCGATGCTGTCCTCCCTGTCGATCTCCCCGATCAACTGGCTCGGGGATCCGAAGCTGGCGCTGTTCACGATTTCCTTGCTGCCGGTATGGGAATTCGGTTCCTCCATGGTGCTGTTCCTCGCGGGTCTCAAGCAGGTGCCGCAAGAGCTGTACGAGGCGGCGAAGGTGGACGGGGCCGCCCGGATCCGGACGTTTTTCCACATTACGCTTCCGCTGCTGACGCCGATCGTCCTGTTTAACCTGATCATGCAGACGATCAACGCATTTCAGCAATTTACGGCCGCTTTCGTCATTACCGACGGCGGGCCGATGAAATCCACCTATTTGTACGGGCTTATGCTTTATGACAACTCGTTCCAGTTTTTCAAAATGGGGTACGCTTCCGCCCAATCGTGGATTTTGTTCGTCATCATCCTGCTGTTCACGCTCGTGCTGTTCAAGACGTCCAACCGCTGGGCGCACTATGAAGACGGAGGCGATGGCAAATGA
- a CDS encoding ABC transporter ATP-binding protein produces the protein MGSTGKRLFRYAMLYKKPIFAALGFMLIAVCVELLGPLIAQRMIDNNIMGIEKKWHVEASESRYGVEYEGVRYKREDHFSGDETKGEVARVLQMEGKNYFLRGDLAFDGKRSVTDGTLTVTAEDGTAAVYPVTPLTSEELYRFYKPELPGLLTLAAAYLGLLAVAAVFTYFQRLLLQKSANRIVQRMREDVFAHTQRLPVQYFDNLPAGKVVSRITNDTEAVRELFVAVLTNFFAGAVYMVAIFGALFMLEPWLAALALPIVPILAVWIVVYRKFAGRYNEVIRNKLSDINAMINESILGMPIIQAFRRSKRTMEEFEEHNKEFYKYQNKLLNLNSLTSHNLVNVVRNALFIVVIWLFWGDWLGSIVTVGVLYAFIDYMNRMFQPIVGIVNQLANLETARVSAERVFRLLDEPGTDVATGALPRYKGEVRFEDVTFAYKNDDYVLKNISFEARQGETVALVGHTGSGKSSILNLLFRFYDIEKGSIKVDGTDVRDIPKQLLRQHMGIVLQDPYLFTGTIASNVSLDNPAITRDKVVQALKDVGAYDMFMNLPGGIDEPVLEKGSTLSAGQRQLISFARALAYDPAILILDEATASIDTETEAIIQQALDVLKQGRTTFVIAHRLSTIRQADQILVLDRGEIVERGNHETLMQHGGKYYAMYQLQQGGAPVLSA, from the coding sequence GTGGGAAGTACGGGCAAACGGTTGTTCCGCTATGCCATGCTGTATAAGAAGCCGATTTTTGCGGCGCTCGGGTTCATGCTCATCGCGGTATGCGTCGAGCTGCTCGGGCCGCTCATCGCGCAGCGGATGATCGACAACAATATTATGGGCATCGAAAAGAAGTGGCACGTCGAAGCGTCCGAAAGCCGGTACGGCGTCGAGTACGAAGGCGTGCGCTACAAGCGAGAGGATCATTTTTCCGGGGACGAAACGAAAGGCGAAGTCGCCCGGGTGCTGCAGATGGAAGGGAAAAATTACTTCCTGCGCGGCGATTTGGCGTTCGACGGCAAGCGCTCGGTGACGGACGGAACGCTTACCGTAACCGCCGAAGACGGGACCGCGGCCGTCTATCCGGTTACCCCGCTGACGTCGGAGGAGCTGTACCGGTTTTACAAGCCGGAGCTGCCGGGACTGCTTACGCTGGCGGCCGCCTACCTGGGGCTGCTGGCGGTCGCCGCGGTGTTTACCTACTTCCAGCGGCTGCTGCTGCAGAAGTCGGCCAACCGGATCGTGCAGCGGATGCGGGAGGACGTGTTCGCGCATACGCAGCGGCTGCCGGTGCAGTATTTCGACAACTTGCCGGCGGGCAAAGTCGTTTCCCGCATCACGAACGACACGGAGGCGGTGCGCGAGCTGTTCGTCGCGGTGTTGACGAACTTTTTTGCCGGGGCGGTCTATATGGTCGCCATCTTCGGGGCGCTGTTCATGCTTGAGCCGTGGCTCGCCGCGCTCGCGCTTCCGATCGTGCCGATTCTGGCCGTCTGGATCGTCGTGTACCGCAAATTCGCCGGCCGGTACAACGAGGTGATTCGCAACAAGCTGAGCGACATCAACGCCATGATCAACGAGTCGATCCTCGGCATGCCGATCATCCAGGCGTTCCGCCGGAGCAAGCGGACGATGGAGGAATTCGAGGAGCACAACAAGGAATTTTACAAATATCAAAACAAGCTGCTCAACCTGAACTCGCTGACTTCGCACAACCTGGTGAACGTCGTGCGGAACGCGCTGTTCATCGTCGTCATCTGGCTGTTCTGGGGCGACTGGCTCGGCTCGATCGTGACGGTCGGCGTATTGTACGCTTTTATCGATTACATGAACCGGATGTTCCAGCCGATCGTCGGCATCGTGAACCAACTGGCGAACCTGGAGACGGCCCGGGTGTCGGCGGAGCGGGTGTTTCGGCTGCTCGACGAACCGGGCACGGACGTGGCGACGGGCGCGCTTCCGCGCTACAAGGGCGAGGTGCGTTTCGAAGACGTTACGTTTGCCTACAAGAACGACGATTACGTGCTGAAAAACATTTCGTTCGAAGCGCGCCAGGGGGAAACGGTGGCGCTGGTCGGGCATACCGGCTCGGGCAAGAGCTCGATCCTGAACCTGCTGTTCCGCTTCTACGACATCGAGAAGGGCAGCATCAAGGTGGACGGAACCGACGTCCGGGACATTCCGAAGCAGCTGCTGCGCCAGCATATGGGCATCGTGCTGCAGGACCCGTACCTGTTCACCGGGACGATCGCTTCGAACGTCAGCCTTGACAATCCGGCCATCACCCGGGACAAGGTGGTGCAGGCGCTCAAGGATGTCGGCGCGTACGACATGTTCATGAACCTGCCCGGCGGCATCGACGAGCCGGTGCTGGAGAAGGGCAGCACACTGTCCGCCGGTCAGCGGCAGCTCATTTCGTTCGCGCGGGCGCTCGCTTACGATCCGGCGATTTTGATCCTGGACGAGGCGACGGCCAGCATCGACACCGAGACGGAGGCGATCATCCAGCAGGCGCTCGACGTGCTGAAGCAGGGGCGGACGACGTTCGTCATCGCGCACCGGCTGTCGACGATCCGCCAGGCGGACCAGATTCTCGTGCTCGACCGCGGCGAAATCGTGGAGCGCGGCAACCACGAGACGCTGATGCAGCACGGGGGCAAATATTACGCGATGTACCAGCTGCAGCAGGGCGGCGCGCCCGTGCTGAGCGCTTAG
- a CDS encoding IS3 family transposase, giving the protein MKSRAKAQRSSARRSRRLVGVAKKGPSDLGGPRGRMISASDREHALTLIQEAVAAGAREAAACRELGLTQRTLQRWRKQGGTVDGRPHAKRPTPANKLSDAEEQQVLEVLQQPPYRSLPPSQIVPALADEGTYIASESSFYRVMHKYNQQHHRGRSKKRTLKPITSHAASGPNEVWMWDITWLPGPVKGLFFYLYLILDLYSRKIVGWEIWEEESAEHASQLIRRTVVREQCVIRRQPLVLHSDNGSPMKGATLLETLYSLGITPSRSRPRVSNDNPYAESIFRTCKYRPGYPTEGFKALSEAREWVMRFVRWYNEQHRHSGLNFITPNQRHEGLAHQVFEKRKEIYLAAKARNPNRWSGTIRDWSLKDEVWLNPEKVTLIPAAKKSLS; this is encoded by the coding sequence ATTAAATCGAGAGCTAAAGCGCAAAGAAGCAGCGCTCGCCGAAGCCGCCGCCTTGTTGGTGTTGCGAAAAAAGGCCCAAGCGATCTGGGGGGACCAAGAGGACGAATGATCAGTGCCTCAGATCGCGAGCATGCCCTTACACTGATTCAAGAAGCCGTTGCTGCCGGCGCAAGAGAAGCGGCTGCTTGCCGAGAGCTCGGACTGACTCAGCGAACGCTGCAACGCTGGCGCAAGCAAGGCGGTACCGTAGACGGACGCCCTCACGCCAAACGGCCGACACCCGCTAACAAGCTAAGCGATGCAGAAGAGCAGCAGGTGCTGGAGGTTCTTCAGCAGCCGCCGTACAGGAGCCTGCCGCCAAGCCAGATTGTGCCGGCGCTGGCCGATGAAGGAACCTACATCGCCTCCGAGTCCAGCTTTTACCGGGTGATGCATAAATACAATCAGCAGCACCATCGCGGGCGCAGCAAGAAACGCACCCTTAAACCCATCACCAGCCACGCTGCGAGCGGCCCGAATGAAGTATGGATGTGGGATATCACTTGGTTGCCCGGGCCCGTGAAGGGGTTGTTCTTCTACCTGTATCTCATCCTGGATTTGTACAGCCGTAAAATTGTAGGCTGGGAGATTTGGGAAGAAGAGTCTGCCGAGCATGCCAGTCAATTGATCCGTCGTACGGTCGTGCGAGAGCAATGCGTGATTCGTCGGCAGCCGCTTGTGCTTCACTCGGATAACGGAAGCCCGATGAAGGGGGCCACGTTGCTGGAGACCCTGTACAGTTTGGGCATTACCCCCTCTCGAAGCCGACCACGCGTCAGCAACGACAACCCTTACGCAGAATCGATTTTCCGCACATGCAAGTACCGTCCTGGCTATCCAACGGAAGGCTTTAAGGCCTTGTCAGAGGCGCGTGAATGGGTCATGCGATTTGTTCGCTGGTACAACGAACAACATCGACACAGCGGACTGAATTTTATTACACCTAACCAGCGGCATGAAGGATTAGCACACCAAGTGTTTGAGAAACGCAAGGAGATTTATTTGGCCGCAAAAGCCAGAAACCCTAATCGCTGGTCTGGCACCATTCGCGACTGGAGCCTGAAAGATGAAGTCTGGCTGAATCCTGAAAAAGTGACGCTTATTCCGGCTGCAAAAAAATCGCTATCTTAA
- a CDS encoding carbohydrate ABC transporter permease, with amino-acid sequence MTLRKILTVFGLSAFGLLFCYPLLWLVGASFKPNQEVLSTIGLFPSEFVWDAYARGWKGVGKTSFGTFFANTFLLVVPVAALTALSSTIVAYGFARFRFPLKGLLFTLMISTLMLPDAVIMIPRYILFKNFHWLNTYLPFYVPALLAANAFFIFLLVQFLRGIPRDLDEAAVIDGCNSFGILVRVLAPLMVPAIISTCLFQFIWTWNEFFNALIYINSVTKFPVSLGLRLVLDTEGAVNWNQIMAMSVVTIIPCVVIFFMAQKYFVEGVSTTGLKG; translated from the coding sequence ATGACCTTGCGCAAAATATTGACCGTCTTCGGCCTATCCGCGTTCGGGCTGCTGTTCTGCTATCCGCTGCTTTGGCTCGTCGGCGCTTCGTTCAAGCCGAATCAGGAGGTGCTGTCGACGATCGGCCTGTTTCCGTCCGAGTTCGTCTGGGACGCGTATGCCCGCGGCTGGAAAGGCGTCGGCAAAACGAGCTTCGGCACCTTTTTCGCCAATACGTTCCTGCTGGTCGTCCCGGTCGCGGCGCTGACCGCCCTGTCCAGCACGATCGTCGCCTACGGCTTCGCCCGCTTCCGCTTTCCGCTGAAGGGGTTGCTGTTCACCCTGATGATCTCGACGCTGATGCTGCCCGACGCCGTCATCATGATTCCGAGGTACATCCTGTTCAAAAATTTCCACTGGCTCAACACGTATTTGCCGTTCTACGTCCCGGCCCTGCTCGCCGCCAACGCCTTCTTCATCTTCCTGCTCGTCCAGTTCCTGCGCGGCATTCCGCGCGATTTGGACGAAGCGGCGGTCATCGACGGCTGCAACTCGTTCGGCATCCTCGTCCGGGTGCTCGCCCCGCTCATGGTGCCGGCGATCATCTCGACGTGCCTGTTCCAGTTCATCTGGACGTGGAACGAGTTTTTCAACGCCTTGATCTACATCAACAGCGTGACCAAGTTCCCGGTGTCGCTCGGCCTTCGCCTCGTCCTGGACACGGAGGGCGCCGTCAACTGGAACCAGATCATGGCGATGTCCGTCGTGACGATCATTCCTTGCGTCGTCATTTTCTTCATGGCGCAAAAATATTTCGTGGAAGGCGTCTCGACGACCGGCTTGAAGGGATGA
- a CDS encoding transposase → MENVNPVTKEFKQSIVQRMMPPYNEPVSRLAKEIGLSETTLFKWKKAAKAQGMTPADDVQPERWSTQEKFAVVVETASLSEIELAEYCRTKGLFVEQVEAWRDACMQANGGMASQANRLQKELREKEQENKALNRELKRKEAALAEAAALLVLRKKAQAIWGDQEDE, encoded by the coding sequence GTGGAGAACGTGAATCCCGTAACCAAAGAATTCAAGCAAAGCATTGTACAGCGTATGATGCCCCCGTACAACGAGCCGGTCAGTCGGCTTGCTAAGGAAATCGGTCTATCGGAGACGACTTTATTTAAGTGGAAGAAGGCGGCAAAAGCACAAGGTATGACGCCTGCCGATGACGTACAGCCCGAACGTTGGAGTACGCAGGAGAAGTTCGCTGTCGTTGTCGAAACCGCAAGTTTGAGCGAAATCGAGCTGGCGGAGTATTGTCGGACAAAAGGGCTGTTTGTTGAGCAGGTGGAAGCATGGCGCGATGCGTGTATGCAAGCTAATGGCGGAATGGCCTCGCAAGCGAACAGGCTTCAGAAGGAACTCCGCGAGAAAGAGCAAGAGAACAAGGCATTAAATCGAGAGCTAAAGCGCAAAGAAGCAGCGCTCGCCGAAGCCGCCGCCTTGTTGGTGTTGCGAAAAAAGGCCCAAGCGATCTGGGGGGACCAAGAGGACGAATGA